From Actinomyces procaprae:
GCGCACGCGCGTCAGCGTGGGGCTGAGCACGGACGCCGACGACCCGGAACTGGTGCGCATCGCCGTCGTCGACCAGGGGATCGGCATCCCCAAGGACGCGCAGTCCCGCGTATTCGAGCGCTTCTACCGGGTGGACAAGGCGCGCTCGCGGGCCACCGGCGGCACCGGGCTGGGCCTGTCGATCGTCAAGCACGTGGCCGCCGACCACGGCGGCACCGTGGAGCTCTGGTCCACACCCGGGCGGGGGAGTACCTTCACTCTGGTGCTGCCCAGGCACCGTACCGCGGCGGACCAGTCGGCCCCCGACCTCGAGGCGGTCCAGGCGGTGGCCAGCGGCGCCGCCGGCGCCTCATTCGCCGCCATAGCCGCCATCTCCGATGCACCGGATCAGCGTGCCGAGCAGAGCACGCGCCTCCCGGGGCCGGACCCGGAGGAGGAACAGCCATGACTCGCATCCTGCTGGTGGAGGACGAGGAGAACTACCGTGAGCCGCTGGCACTGAACCTGCGGCGTGACGGCTTCGACGTCGTCGAGGCGCAGGACGGCGCGGCCGCCATCCATCGGTTCGAGGCCTCCACCGCACCGGATGGCCCCGGCTCCATCGACCTGGTACTGCTGGACCTGATGCTGCCACGCATGTCGGGTGCCGAGGTGTGTCGCCGCATCCGCCGCTCCTCCCGCGTACCGGTCATCATGCTCACGGCGCGTGACGCGGAGATGGACAAGATTGCGGGACTGGAGCTCGGTGCTGATGACTATGTCACCAAGCCCTACTCATACCGCGAGCTCGTCGCCCGGGTGCATGCCGTGCTGCGTCGCACCGTGGAGGAGGTGCCCGAGGAATCGGTGCTGACTGCGGGGAGGGTGAGCATGGATGTGGCCCGTCACGAGGTGAGCGTGGACGGACAGGTCATCGCCATGCCCAAGCGCGAGTTCGAGCTGCTGGAGCTGTTCCTGCGGCACCCCGACCACGTGCTCACCCGCGGCCAGATCATTGAGCGCCTGTGGGGCGCCAACTACGTGGGTGATACCAAGACGCTCGACGTACACGTCAAGCGCATCCGCGCCAAGATCGAGGTCGACCCGAGCTCCCCGAAGCTGCTGACCACCGTGCGCGGCGTGGGCTACCGGCTGGTGACCGCGCCTGACCCCGGGCCTGCCGTGTGAGCTAGCTCCCCGGCCTTCCGGCGTCATTTCCTGATAAACTAGTACCCCGCGACAAATCTGGAGTGACCTCACACATGACATTTGAAGTCGGCGAGACCGTTGTCTATCCCCACCACGGAGCCGCCCGGATCATTGACATCCGGCAGCGCAAGGTCAGGGGTGAGGAGAAGACCTACTTGCAGCTCGAGGTCGCGCAGGGCGACCTGACGATTCTGGTTCCGGCAGACAGCGTCGACCTCATCGGGGTGCGCGACGTCGTTGACGAGTCCGGGCTTGAGCGCGTCTTCGAGGTTCTGCGCGCGCCGCTGACGGAGGAACCCACCAACTGGTCGCGGCGCTTCAAGGCGAACCAGGAGAAGATCGCCTCCGGTGACGTCATCAAGGTCGCCGAGGTCGTGCGCGACCTGTCCCGTCGTGACACCGACAGGGGCCTGTCCGCGGGGGAGAAGCGCATGCTGGCCAAGGCCCGGCAGATCCTCGTCTCTGAGCTCGCGCTCGCGCAGAAGACCGCCGAGGAGGAGGCTGAAAGCACGCTCGATGAGGTGCTGGCCTCCGGCACGG
This genomic window contains:
- a CDS encoding response regulator transcription factor; translated protein: MTRILLVEDEENYREPLALNLRRDGFDVVEAQDGAAAIHRFEASTAPDGPGSIDLVLLDLMLPRMSGAEVCRRIRRSSRVPVIMLTARDAEMDKIAGLELGADDYVTKPYSYRELVARVHAVLRRTVEEVPEESVLTAGRVSMDVARHEVSVDGQVIAMPKREFELLELFLRHPDHVLTRGQIIERLWGANYVGDTKTLDVHVKRIRAKIEVDPSSPKLLTTVRGVGYRLVTAPDPGPAV
- a CDS encoding CarD family transcriptional regulator, with product MTFEVGETVVYPHHGAARIIDIRQRKVRGEEKTYLQLEVAQGDLTILVPADSVDLIGVRDVVDESGLERVFEVLRAPLTEEPTNWSRRFKANQEKIASGDVIKVAEVVRDLSRRDTDRGLSAGEKRMLAKARQILVSELALAQKTAEEEAESTLDEVLASGTAA